A segment of the Candidatus Bipolaricaulota bacterium genome:
GTTCGGGATCGTGAGCCATGCCACCAGCTCCCACTTGTGCACGATCAGGGGCGCTTTCATGAAGAAGATGAGGAACACGATCCCGTACATGGCGATGAGTGACAGCGACGGAAATAGCGGGAGAAGCTGCATGAACCGCCGTTCTCCCAACCGCTTGATCAGCCCGATCCGGGTGAGATAGCCGGCGATCATCGGGGCGATGAGGACGGTGAGCATCGACTTTATCAGGATCCACGTCGGTGACGGCATGTGATACTGAGCGGCGAACAGGCTCATCCATGCTGGAACGGCGAAGATGGAAAAGATGAAGCTTACCGCCATCACCACCGTGGCCAACTCCACGTTTCCCTCGGCCAGCCCGGTGTAGCCGATCGACATCGATGAACACGGGACGACCATCACCAGGAGGAACCCCATGGCGAGCTGCTGGTCGTGGAGGAACCCGCGTGCGAGGAGATAGCCGAACAGCGGTGCGAGGAGGAAGTTGTAGGCGAGGGCGAGGAGGATTCCGCGCCAGTTCTTCGCCGCCAGCCGGAGCGAATCCAGCTTCAGGTTCACCATCA
Coding sequences within it:
- a CDS encoding arsenic resistance protein, producing the protein MRLRSLKNHLSKYLLLYVIACMGIGVGAGYPAAGYVTAHKGVFTSLTTVAVFFIIYPMMVNLKLDSLRLAAKNWRGILLALAYNFLLAPLFGYLLARGFLHDQQLAMGFLLVMVVPCSSMSIGYTGLAEGNVELATVVMAVSFIFSIFAVPAWMSLFAAQYHMPSPTWILIKSMLTVLIAPMIAGYLTRIGLIKRLGERRFMQLLPLFPSLSLIAMYGIVFLIFFMKAPLIVHKWELVAWLTIPNTLFMGVTLLLITWIDRLIHLSYEDHMAIVFASTGKNNGTAIALATMAFSPLVAIPAATLPIFQILLMVTYLKAAPWLRRYFSGKRRAEAEVNDV